The following are encoded together in the Robertmurraya sp. FSL R5-0851 genome:
- the spoVAD gene encoding stage V sporulation protein AD, translated as MLKGKQSWVFNNRPVITATGVTGGPFEANSRLSGDFDVLFDDLWMGEDSYEKAHRHLLEVATNTAFEKEGVTVEDVQFMIAGDLINQITPTSIAARQLKLPYLGIFGACSTSMEGLALASFFVNYGGGNYILTGATSHNAAVEKQFRYPTEYGGQKPPTAQWTVTGSGVALVKANQGNESGKPVTTSATIGKVIDLGLTDPFNMGGAMSPAAADTILAHFKDLEIDPSYYDLIVTGDLGKIGHETTFGLLQKEGLPIKKEQFKDCGMLIYHEDQPVQSGGSGAGCSATVLYGHLLNEMKKGTYKRILVVATGALLSPLTVQQNETIPCIAHAVSIEMNE; from the coding sequence ATGCTGAAAGGAAAACAATCATGGGTATTTAATAATCGCCCCGTTATTACTGCTACAGGTGTGACTGGTGGTCCATTCGAAGCCAATAGCAGATTATCAGGTGATTTTGATGTTCTGTTTGATGATTTATGGATGGGAGAAGATTCCTATGAGAAAGCCCACCGTCACTTACTCGAAGTTGCAACGAATACAGCGTTTGAAAAAGAGGGTGTGACGGTAGAGGATGTACAGTTCATGATTGCTGGAGACCTTATTAATCAGATTACTCCAACTAGCATTGCTGCCAGACAGTTAAAACTACCGTATCTTGGTATATTTGGTGCTTGTTCAACATCGATGGAGGGACTAGCACTTGCCTCTTTTTTTGTAAATTATGGGGGAGGAAATTATATTCTGACAGGTGCAACGAGCCATAATGCGGCTGTGGAGAAGCAATTTCGTTACCCAACTGAGTACGGCGGACAAAAGCCGCCTACTGCTCAATGGACCGTAACAGGTTCGGGTGTGGCACTGGTCAAAGCAAATCAGGGGAATGAAAGTGGGAAGCCGGTTACAACATCAGCTACCATTGGAAAAGTCATTGATCTTGGTTTAACAGATCCTTTTAATATGGGAGGAGCCATGTCTCCTGCTGCAGCTGATACGATCTTAGCTCATTTTAAGGATTTGGAAATTGATCCTTCATATTACGACTTAATCGTAACAGGTGATCTTGGAAAAATTGGACATGAAACCACATTTGGATTATTGCAAAAGGAAGGCTTGCCAATAAAAAAAGAGCAATTTAAGGATTGTGGCATGTTAATTTACCATGAAGATCAACCTGTTCAATCCGGAGGAAGCGGGGCAGGCTGTTCAGCAACGGTATTATATGGACATCTGTTAAATGAAATGAAAAAGGGGACATACAAGCGAATTTTAGTTGTTGCAACAGGAGCACTTCTATCGCCGCTTACTGTTCAGCAAAATGAAACCATTCCGTGTATTGCCCATGCTGTTTCTATTGAAATGAACGAATAA
- the spoVAE gene encoding stage V sporulation protein AE, which produces MLAMFFWAFVVGGAICVIGQLMFDVARLTPAHTLSTLVVIGAVLDGFGLYEPLADFAGAGVTVPITNFGNTLVHGALQEAEQHGIIGVLTGMFEITSSGISAAIVFAFIGALIFKPKG; this is translated from the coding sequence ATGCTGGCTATGTTTTTTTGGGCATTTGTTGTTGGAGGTGCCATTTGTGTAATTGGACAGCTTATGTTTGATGTAGCACGGCTTACCCCTGCACATACATTAAGTACACTTGTTGTTATTGGAGCGGTATTAGATGGGTTTGGATTATACGAACCATTAGCCGATTTTGCAGGTGCTGGAGTAACTGTACCTATTACAAATTTTGGTAATACACTTGTTCATGGTGCCCTTCAAGAGGCTGAACAGCATGGAATTATCGGGGTATTAACTGGCATGTTTGAAATTACAAGCTCGGGTATTTCAGCAGCAATCGTTTTTGCATTTATCGGTGCTCTAATATTTAAGCCAAAAGGCTAA
- a CDS encoding YjcZ family sporulation protein: protein MGYGYCGYGYGGNVGGYGSTFVLIVVLFILLIIVGASFYN, encoded by the coding sequence ATGGGTTACGGCTATTGCGGTTACGGCTATGGTGGCAACGTTGGTGGATACGGATCAACTTTCGTATTAATCGTTGTATTATTCATCTTGTTAATTATTGTTGGAGCTAGCTTTTACAACTAA
- a CDS encoding stage VI sporulation protein F: MDNQFFKNVEKKTGVNMKDILELAGSLQNANFKDEKTVRNVIKRVSQIANKPVTKEMEDKIVSSIVADGKQLDFNTLSKMINKK, encoded by the coding sequence ATGGATAATCAATTTTTCAAAAATGTTGAAAAGAAAACTGGCGTTAATATGAAAGACATTCTTGAACTGGCTGGTTCATTACAAAATGCAAACTTTAAAGATGAAAAAACAGTTCGCAATGTAATCAAACGTGTATCTCAAATTGCAAACAAACCAGTCACAAAGGAAATGGAAGATAAAATTGTTTCTTCTATTGTTGCTGATGGAAAACAACTTGATTTTAATACGTTATCTAAAATGATTAATAAGAAATAA
- a CDS encoding ATP-dependent helicase — MKIAMKNNETVNLNIMDRENYQFVYDEAKKGKLHCPTCKEQVRLYLGIQEEPYFYHMLRKQSECKGLDIESAEMSIEPIEYVERNGFRIPVTRMIVSPSKQYTFQPSIHVKASPSFQPTVRQESTITSHYIKRLFNSGFQLDDQQIKAVTTVNGSVLVVAGAGSGKTRVLTTRAAYMLHELKIDPKSIMLVTFTAKAATEMKERLNQYPLLSPTDINRLLTGTFHSIFYRILAYHEPERWHPSKLIKKDWQKDQILKEGGKTISLDEKVFAYDLALQQIGYWKNTFLLPQDIQTASRWEEQVLQLYKHYEQEKEKKNLFDFDDMLIGCYKYLTDHQDVLEMYQNRFQYFLIDEFQDINKVQYELIKLLSRKTANLFAVGDDDQSIYAFRGSDPKYLLSFEKDFPNSKMIILNENYRSSHEIISTANRIIEKNTTRRKKTMQAQYQHSLSPLLFYPFDEEEEATMIVQDINEKLQNGYAPNDIAILYRTNTGSRAVFERLATTSFPFRIDLDSENFYERYLVKSMLSFLRLIINEDDQQAISQILPVLFIRQAVMSDLKANSILNDCSMLECLSNITTGHAFQERKIKKLLPSIRSLKGSKPLDCIEFIEKEVGFGDYLKKRGSEGNSLEKGSDDIRDLKVAAKNFQTIIDFLDHTKHMSAMNKEIKQLSKQLEQAITLSTIHRAKGLEYRVVYILDVVDGGIPHDYALDSLRNGESAPIEEERRLLYVAITRAKEECYIAIPHKRRGKNAKTSRFLAPILPK, encoded by the coding sequence ATGAAAATTGCTATGAAAAATAATGAAACAGTTAATTTAAACATTATGGATAGAGAGAATTATCAATTTGTATATGATGAAGCTAAAAAAGGAAAACTTCATTGTCCCACTTGTAAAGAACAGGTCCGTCTTTATTTAGGAATACAAGAGGAGCCCTATTTTTATCATATGCTCCGGAAGCAATCTGAATGCAAAGGTTTAGATATCGAATCCGCTGAAATGAGTATTGAGCCTATCGAATATGTTGAACGAAATGGCTTCAGAATACCAGTTACTCGTATGATTGTTTCTCCATCCAAACAATATACGTTTCAGCCATCAATACATGTAAAAGCTTCTCCCTCCTTTCAACCAACCGTTCGGCAAGAATCAACCATAACCTCACACTATATAAAACGATTATTTAACAGCGGTTTCCAACTTGATGATCAACAAATAAAGGCAGTCACAACGGTAAACGGCTCTGTCCTAGTTGTTGCTGGTGCTGGTAGTGGTAAGACAAGAGTGTTAACTACAAGAGCGGCATATATGCTTCATGAGTTAAAAATAGATCCAAAATCAATTATGCTTGTTACGTTCACAGCGAAAGCAGCCACAGAAATGAAAGAAAGGCTTAACCAATATCCTCTCCTTTCACCTACAGACATTAATAGGCTTTTAACTGGTACATTTCATAGTATTTTTTATAGAATACTAGCTTACCATGAGCCAGAAAGATGGCATCCATCTAAATTAATAAAAAAGGATTGGCAAAAGGATCAAATCCTTAAAGAAGGTGGAAAAACAATTTCTCTTGATGAGAAGGTGTTTGCATACGATTTAGCTCTTCAACAAATTGGATATTGGAAAAATACGTTTCTACTTCCACAGGATATACAAACAGCTAGTCGTTGGGAGGAGCAAGTATTACAGTTATACAAACATTATGAACAAGAAAAGGAAAAGAAGAATCTATTCGATTTTGATGATATGCTTATCGGATGCTATAAATATCTAACCGATCATCAAGATGTTTTAGAGATGTACCAAAATCGCTTTCAATATTTTTTAATTGATGAGTTTCAAGATATTAACAAAGTTCAATATGAGCTGATTAAATTGCTATCCCGTAAAACAGCAAACTTATTTGCCGTTGGAGATGATGATCAGTCTATTTATGCATTTCGAGGTAGTGACCCTAAATACCTTCTATCTTTCGAAAAAGATTTTCCAAATAGTAAAATGATTATCCTAAACGAAAATTACCGTTCCTCACATGAGATTATTTCAACTGCCAACCGGATCATTGAAAAAAATACAACTCGTAGAAAAAAAACGATGCAAGCTCAATATCAACATTCTCTTTCACCTTTGTTGTTTTATCCTTTTGATGAAGAAGAGGAAGCAACCATGATTGTTCAGGATATAAACGAAAAACTACAAAACGGGTATGCTCCAAATGATATTGCTATTTTATACCGTACGAATACCGGGAGCCGAGCAGTTTTTGAAAGACTAGCGACAACTAGCTTTCCTTTTAGGATCGATCTGGATTCCGAAAACTTTTATGAACGTTATTTAGTAAAATCCATGTTGTCCTTTCTACGTCTCATTATTAATGAAGATGACCAGCAGGCAATCAGTCAGATTCTCCCAGTTCTCTTTATTAGACAAGCTGTTATGAGTGATTTAAAAGCGAACAGTATTTTGAATGATTGCTCCATGCTTGAATGCTTATCCAATATTACAACCGGTCATGCCTTTCAGGAAAGAAAGATAAAGAAGCTATTACCTTCTATTAGAAGCTTGAAAGGAAGCAAGCCACTAGACTGCATTGAATTCATTGAAAAGGAAGTAGGCTTTGGTGATTATTTAAAAAAGCGTGGCAGTGAAGGAAATAGTCTTGAAAAAGGTTCTGACGATATTCGCGATTTGAAGGTTGCAGCAAAAAATTTTCAAACAATTATCGACTTCCTAGACCATACGAAGCATATGAGTGCTATGAATAAAGAAATAAAACAACTTAGTAAACAACTTGAACAGGCAATTACGCTTAGCACTATTCATCGAGCAAAGGGGTTAGAATACCGAGTCGTGTATATTCTTGATGTTGTTGACGGAGGAATTCCTCACGATTACGCACTAGACTCCTTGAGGAATGGTGAGTCGGCACCAATTGAAGAAGAACGTCGTCTACTATATGTAGCTATCACTCGCGCTAAAGAAGAATGCTATATAGCGATACCTCATAAAAGAAGAGGCAAAAATGCTAAGACCTCTAGATTTTTGGCTCCCATCCTTCCAAAATAA
- a CDS encoding GNAT family N-acetyltransferase — translation MNVDIVTTKEQQQDAFKVRRLVFVEEQQVPEEEEIDQYDDECTHFVLYDQETPIGAGRFRDLEGIGKVERICVLFSARGTGAGKLIMDKIEQYAKQNDYAALKLNAQTQAIPFYSKLGYEIISEEFMDAGIPHRTMKKYI, via the coding sequence GTGAATGTAGACATCGTTACAACAAAAGAACAGCAACAGGATGCCTTTAAAGTTCGAAGACTCGTATTTGTGGAGGAACAACAAGTACCGGAGGAAGAAGAGATTGATCAGTACGACGATGAATGCACTCACTTCGTACTTTATGATCAGGAAACACCTATTGGTGCTGGTCGCTTTCGAGATTTAGAAGGCATTGGAAAAGTGGAAAGAATTTGTGTATTATTTAGTGCTAGAGGCACCGGTGCTGGGAAACTAATAATGGATAAAATTGAACAATATGCCAAACAAAATGATTATGCTGCATTAAAATTAAATGCTCAAACACAAGCCATTCCATTTTACAGCAAATTAGGATATGAAATCATATCTGAAGAGTTTATGGATGCTGGCATTCCACATCGAACAATGAAAAAATATATATAA
- a CDS encoding 2'-5' RNA ligase family protein, with protein sequence MKFGIVIFPGKTLQDLANSYRKRYDPHYSLIPPHITLKAPFEANEDEAKTLANKLEDISKRFSPLHIHIPKFSSFHPVNNVIYFKVEPSTEMTDLHEAIDALGYGEATEYSFVPHITLGQRLSDDEHSDVFGSLKMQKMNHDEYVDRFHLLYQLENGSWTVFETFRLGKE encoded by the coding sequence ATGAAATTTGGAATTGTTATTTTCCCTGGAAAAACACTTCAAGATTTAGCTAACTCTTACAGAAAGCGCTATGATCCTCATTACTCACTCATTCCACCGCATATCACGTTAAAAGCGCCGTTTGAAGCTAACGAGGATGAGGCAAAAACATTAGCTAATAAGCTTGAAGATATCTCAAAAAGATTTTCTCCTTTACATATTCACATACCGAAATTTAGTTCTTTTCATCCTGTAAACAATGTTATTTATTTTAAAGTAGAACCTTCAACTGAGATGACAGATCTTCATGAGGCGATTGATGCCCTTGGGTATGGAGAGGCTACAGAATATTCCTTTGTTCCTCATATAACGTTAGGACAAAGATTATCCGATGATGAGCATTCGGATGTTTTCGGATCATTAAAAATGCAGAAGATGAATCACGATGAATACGTAGATCGTTTTCATCTTTTATATCAATTAGAAAATGGCTCATGGACTGTTTTTGAGACGTTTAGGCTTGGAAAGGAATAG
- a CDS encoding alpha/beta hydrolase yields the protein MNTLKGTIQDLLVYSYELKEEINLLVYKPANYSPLYKYHLLVTADGKDYFQLGRLARLCDELLSEKEIENIIVVGVPYLTIEDRWEKYHPKGKKHEAYIRFLAHELIPFLDQEFPTFQMGMGRALMGDSLGATISLLAAIKYPNTFGKVILQSPYINSNVLEKVVNKNTTSLLSIYHSIGKNETAVKMTKDEVYDFLTPNRELNKYLKNHSLSYVYHEFDGDHTWTYWQGDLKSSLKAMFGS from the coding sequence GTGAATACCCTAAAAGGAACCATTCAAGACTTGTTGGTTTATAGTTACGAACTTAAAGAAGAAATAAACCTTTTGGTATATAAGCCAGCCAATTATTCACCTTTATATAAGTACCATCTCCTTGTTACAGCTGATGGGAAGGATTATTTCCAATTAGGTAGACTAGCCAGGCTTTGTGATGAACTTCTTTCCGAAAAAGAAATAGAAAATATTATTGTAGTTGGAGTTCCATATCTCACAATTGAAGACCGCTGGGAAAAATATCATCCAAAAGGAAAAAAACATGAAGCATACATCCGCTTTTTGGCACATGAGCTTATCCCATTTTTGGATCAAGAGTTTCCAACCTTTCAAATGGGGATGGGACGGGCATTAATGGGTGATTCCCTAGGAGCTACTATTTCCCTACTCGCTGCAATAAAATATCCAAACACATTTGGAAAGGTTATACTTCAATCTCCATACATAAACAGCAACGTTTTGGAAAAAGTGGTCAATAAAAACACAACTAGTCTTCTCTCTATTTACCATAGCATTGGAAAAAATGAGACAGCCGTAAAAATGACAAAGGATGAAGTGTATGATTTTCTAACACCTAACCGAGAACTGAACAAATACTTAAAAAATCATTCTCTTTCCTATGTTTATCATGAATTTGATGGAGATCATACATGGACATATTGGCAAGGAGACTTGAAGTCGTCCTTAAAAGCGATGTTTGGCTCATAA
- a CDS encoding TAXI family TRAP transporter solute-binding subunit — translation MKKKRFLLSTVLMLVLSLVLAACGANNDEGNGAEDSGDSGAEKPKFISIVTGGTGGTYYPLGGSFASIISDATGIETNAETSGASAENMTTLKAGDAEIAFSQTDIASYAKDGKLMFEGNAVDNVQAIGTLYPETIQIVTTAKSGISSVEDLKGKKVSVGAPGSGTAANAEQILEVHGLSFDDIQKQDLSFDESTAGIQDGTIDAAFVTAGTPTGAVEGLSATEDIVIVPIAAEKIAELIEAYPYYVEDEVPAGTYGLTDKVATVAVQAMLVVKSDLSEEVVYDVTKAIFENLDKVTHAKGKLISAENAVNGVGIDIHPGAQKYYDEKGIKAE, via the coding sequence ATGAAAAAGAAACGTTTTCTTCTCTCAACCGTTCTGATGTTGGTACTGTCACTTGTGCTTGCTGCTTGTGGAGCAAACAATGACGAGGGAAATGGTGCTGAGGATAGCGGTGATTCAGGTGCTGAAAAGCCAAAGTTCATTAGTATCGTAACAGGTGGAACTGGTGGTACATACTACCCGCTAGGTGGATCATTTGCTTCGATCATCTCGGATGCAACTGGTATTGAAACAAACGCTGAAACATCAGGTGCTTCTGCTGAAAACATGACCACACTTAAAGCTGGTGATGCAGAAATTGCCTTTTCACAAACTGATATCGCTTCATACGCTAAAGACGGAAAGTTAATGTTTGAAGGGAATGCCGTTGATAATGTTCAAGCAATTGGAACATTATATCCAGAAACCATTCAAATTGTTACTACAGCAAAGTCAGGTATTAGCTCTGTTGAAGATTTAAAAGGGAAAAAAGTTTCTGTAGGAGCACCTGGTTCAGGTACAGCTGCTAATGCAGAACAAATTTTAGAGGTTCATGGTTTATCATTCGATGATATCCAGAAGCAAGACCTATCGTTTGATGAGTCTACTGCTGGTATTCAAGATGGAACCATTGATGCTGCATTCGTTACTGCTGGTACACCAACAGGGGCAGTAGAAGGGTTATCTGCAACAGAGGATATTGTGATTGTACCAATTGCAGCTGAAAAAATTGCAGAATTAATTGAAGCATATCCATACTATGTTGAGGATGAAGTTCCTGCTGGTACTTACGGATTAACTGATAAAGTAGCAACTGTTGCTGTTCAAGCAATGTTAGTCGTAAAATCAGACCTTTCTGAAGAAGTTGTATATGATGTTACAAAGGCTATCTTTGAAAACCTTGATAAAGTGACACATGCTAAAGGAAAATTGATCTCAGCTGAAAATGCTGTAAATGGTGTAGGAATTGACATCCATCCAGGTGCACAGAAGTATTACGATGAAAAAGGTATTAAAGCTGAATAA
- a CDS encoding DUF1850 domain-containing protein, translating into MVGQFFAFRDKNVLENGRVTMGKVIKSKSFLSLFLSMLLIICLSIIPYKKALTFQLENSGEVLVYIPLGDHPEFKIKYTHSIHLSDVIESYQVNSNGEIKQFELEYSDFSIGMPENASSGEVFEQRNGKYYIKNMNRIFPYFDLRTGKVRANHTIIYRNKEYPLNKYVEPGTLVRIKVIKINLYQQWKGVNLIDG; encoded by the coding sequence ATGGTCGGTCAATTTTTCGCTTTTAGAGATAAAAATGTACTAGAAAATGGACGTGTTACCATGGGGAAAGTGATTAAAAGCAAATCCTTTCTAAGTTTATTCCTCAGTATGTTACTCATCATTTGTCTATCAATCATTCCATATAAAAAAGCATTAACTTTTCAGTTAGAAAACTCTGGTGAGGTTCTTGTGTATATTCCACTTGGAGACCATCCAGAATTCAAAATAAAATATACACATTCGATTCATCTATCAGACGTTATTGAGAGTTACCAAGTTAATAGCAATGGAGAAATTAAGCAGTTTGAACTCGAATATTCTGACTTTTCCATAGGGATGCCGGAAAATGCCTCGAGTGGTGAGGTTTTCGAGCAGAGGAATGGGAAATATTATATAAAAAATATGAATCGAATTTTTCCATACTTTGATTTAAGAACAGGAAAGGTTCGTGCCAATCATACAATAATATATAGAAACAAAGAGTACCCTTTAAATAAATACGTAGAACCAGGTACTTTGGTAAGAATAAAGGTAATTAAGATAAACCTTTATCAACAATGGAAAGGAGTGAATCTCATTGACGGATAA
- a CDS encoding TRAP transporter permease yields MTDKFESLSQEQQEELLEKYDPEAGSRKLTGIFGWIVFLGLLSFSLFQLYTGIFGILTAQLQRSIHLGFALALIFLLFPARKTKGKKHKVAWYDVILSIASVAVGAYWPLMIDELVLRVGMLNDMDFYIGLLAIVLVLEATRRAVGLPITIIAGLFLAYAVYGPYMPSFLAHRGLSLERLVQTMFYTTEGILGTPLGVSSTYIFLFLLFGAFLVKTGVGQYFNDLAVSIAGKRVGGPAKVAIFSSALQGTISGSSVANVVTSGSFTIPMMKKLGYKKDFAGAVEAAASTGGQLMPPIMGAAAFLMVEFIGGITYWEIAKAAAIPALLYFAGIWIMTHFEAKRLGLRGLKDEEMPNRKEVLKKFYLLTPIIAVIVLMTSGMTVTRAALFSILVAIIVGAINKETRIGIRGIIEALVDGARTALGVAAATAAAGIIVGVVTKTGLGLKLANGLLDLAGGALIPTLMLTMLAAIVLGMGSPTTANYVITSTIAAPAIILLGVPDLSAHLFVFYFGIIADITPPVALAAFAAAGVSGGEPIRTGVQSAKLAIAAFIIPYMFVLSPELLMIDTTWTYLIWVIFSALAGMMAIGAGVIGYWMRKLFWWERILGIVGGILLIYPEGVTDIIGLVTFAVLVALQVFLKRPEPSTALGK; encoded by the coding sequence TTGACGGATAAATTCGAATCTCTATCACAAGAACAGCAAGAAGAACTTTTAGAAAAATATGATCCGGAAGCAGGTTCGAGAAAGTTAACAGGAATCTTTGGTTGGATTGTATTTCTGGGATTATTATCATTTTCATTATTTCAACTTTATACAGGTATATTTGGTATTCTAACAGCCCAACTGCAACGTTCTATTCATTTGGGATTTGCGCTAGCTCTTATATTTTTACTTTTTCCTGCTAGAAAAACGAAAGGGAAAAAACATAAGGTTGCTTGGTATGATGTTATATTATCGATTGCTTCTGTTGCGGTGGGTGCCTATTGGCCTCTCATGATCGATGAGTTAGTATTACGAGTTGGTATGTTGAATGATATGGATTTTTATATTGGGCTTCTTGCCATTGTCCTAGTGCTTGAAGCAACAAGAAGGGCAGTGGGGCTACCGATTACAATTATCGCAGGTCTATTTCTTGCCTATGCTGTATACGGGCCGTATATGCCGAGCTTCTTAGCGCATCGGGGGTTATCACTTGAACGACTTGTTCAAACAATGTTTTATACAACTGAAGGAATCCTAGGTACACCATTAGGCGTTTCTTCAACGTATATCTTCTTATTCTTACTCTTTGGTGCCTTCCTTGTAAAAACAGGTGTTGGTCAGTATTTCAATGACTTAGCAGTATCCATTGCTGGTAAAAGAGTTGGTGGGCCTGCGAAAGTGGCTATTTTCTCAAGTGCTTTACAGGGAACCATTAGTGGGAGCTCAGTTGCTAACGTTGTTACGTCTGGTTCATTTACAATCCCTATGATGAAAAAGCTTGGGTATAAAAAGGATTTTGCTGGTGCAGTAGAGGCAGCTGCATCAACAGGTGGACAATTAATGCCACCAATTATGGGAGCGGCTGCCTTCCTAATGGTTGAATTCATAGGTGGAATTACGTATTGGGAGATCGCAAAAGCTGCAGCCATTCCAGCATTGTTATATTTTGCTGGAATTTGGATTATGACTCACTTCGAAGCCAAGCGACTTGGACTAAGAGGCTTAAAAGATGAGGAAATGCCTAACCGTAAAGAGGTGCTTAAAAAGTTCTATTTATTAACACCGATTATCGCAGTTATCGTGTTAATGACATCTGGTATGACAGTTACAAGAGCTGCACTATTTTCCATTCTTGTAGCTATTATTGTAGGAGCAATTAATAAAGAGACCCGTATAGGTATTAGAGGGATTATTGAAGCGCTAGTGGATGGTGCAAGAACGGCGCTTGGAGTGGCAGCTGCAACGGCAGCGGCAGGTATCATAGTAGGAGTTGTAACAAAGACAGGACTAGGATTAAAGCTTGCTAATGGGTTACTAGATCTTGCTGGTGGGGCGTTAATACCAACATTAATGTTAACCATGCTCGCAGCGATTGTGCTAGGAATGGGATCTCCGACAACAGCTAACTATGTTATTACGTCTACGATTGCAGCACCAGCGATCATATTGCTTGGCGTACCTGATTTGTCGGCACATTTATTTGTATTTTATTTCGGAATCATTGCTGACATTACACCTCCAGTTGCTTTAGCTGCATTTGCGGCAGCGGGTGTTTCTGGTGGTGAGCCAATTCGTACTGGTGTCCAATCTGCGAAGTTGGCCATTGCAGCATTTATCATTCCATATATGTTTGTTTTATCTCCAGAGTTGTTAATGATTGATACAACATGGACGTACCTTATTTGGGTCATCTTCTCGGCGCTTGCAGGGATGATGGCGATAGGTGCAGGTGTCATCGGGTATTGGATGAGAAAGTTATTCTGGTGGGAACGAATTCTTGGTATTGTTGGTGGAATTCTTCTTATCTATCCAGAAGGGGTTACTGACATCATTGGCTTGGTGACATTTGCCGTATTAGTTGCACTACAAGTATTCTTAAAAAGACCTGAGCCATCAACAGCTTTAGGTAAGTAA
- a CDS encoding Fur family transcriptional regulator, with translation MTNEFDFDKLIPFLKERGLRITPQRILILRTIASIKGHPTVDDIHLQLPTISIATIYNNVKMFVKLKILNELPYGNGFSKYEFNIDEHYHVICHICGIIEDFKYPLLNEVEAVANKLTKFRIRSHQLELYGVCKNCNENNEMTK, from the coding sequence ATGACTAACGAATTTGATTTCGATAAACTTATTCCTTTTTTAAAAGAACGCGGACTACGGATTACACCACAAAGAATATTAATATTACGAACAATTGCTTCAATAAAAGGTCATCCAACTGTCGATGATATCCATTTACAACTCCCTACTATTAGTATCGCAACCATCTACAATAATGTAAAAATGTTTGTGAAATTAAAAATTTTAAATGAATTACCCTACGGCAATGGATTTAGCAAATATGAATTTAATATAGATGAACATTATCATGTGATATGTCATATATGTGGTATAATCGAGGACTTCAAATATCCATTGTTAAATGAAGTAGAGGCTGTAGCAAATAAGTTAACGAAGTTTCGTATTCGTTCTCATCAGCTTGAGCTTTATGGAGTATGTAAAAATTGTAATGAAAACAATGAAATGACTAAATAA
- a CDS encoding manganese catalase family protein, with protein sequence MFYHVKELQYQANPERPDPLFAKNLQEVLGGQFGEISVALQYLFQGWNVRGNGKYKDLLMDTGAEELAHIEMLATMIARLLDGAPVGDLEEAAKDPVIGAILGGMNPQHAIVSGLGAMPADSVGNRWTADYIIASGNLLADFRANLNAESQGRLQVVRLYEMTNDRGVKDMLSWLIARDTMHQNQWIAAIKELEAKENIVVPSTFPRNLEKREVSHVLFNLSAGNESASGRWASGPSMDGEGVFQYVENPVPLAKKPKLNPAPPYIHDTPPAVLKDTAGKIPPNMM encoded by the coding sequence ATGTTTTATCATGTTAAAGAACTTCAATACCAGGCTAACCCAGAAAGACCGGATCCGCTGTTCGCTAAAAATCTGCAAGAAGTGTTAGGTGGACAATTCGGTGAGATATCTGTAGCTTTGCAATATTTATTCCAAGGATGGAATGTTCGAGGGAACGGAAAATATAAGGATTTATTAATGGATACGGGAGCAGAGGAATTAGCTCATATTGAAATGTTAGCAACTATGATTGCTAGATTGCTAGATGGAGCTCCGGTCGGTGATTTAGAGGAAGCTGCCAAAGATCCCGTTATTGGTGCAATTTTAGGAGGAATGAACCCGCAACACGCAATTGTTTCAGGTCTGGGCGCAATGCCAGCGGATAGCGTAGGGAATAGATGGACAGCGGATTATATAATTGCTAGCGGCAATTTGTTAGCTGACTTTAGAGCTAATTTAAATGCTGAGTCACAGGGGAGATTACAGGTAGTAAGATTGTATGAGATGACCAATGATCGAGGGGTCAAGGATATGCTTTCTTGGTTAATTGCTCGTGACACGATGCATCAAAACCAGTGGATTGCAGCTATTAAGGAACTAGAAGCTAAAGAAAATATTGTTGTTCCAAGCACATTCCCTCGTAATTTGGAAAAAAGAGAAGTGTCACATGTGTTATTTAATCTGTCCGCTGGGAATGAAAGTGCCAGTGGTCGATGGGCGAGTGGACCAAGTATGGATGGGGAGGGTGTTTTCCAATATGTAGAAAACCCAGTTCCTCTTGCGAAAAAGCCCAAATTAAACCCTGCACCACCATATATTCATGATACACCACCTGCTGTACTTAAAGATACAGCGGGAAAGATTCCCCCAAATATGATGTAA